From the genome of Nitrospirota bacterium:
TTATGTTCTTCTGATATTTCATGAACAATATTTTCTATATTTTCTTCAATATACGGTGAAATGTAATAAACAGGTTCAAGCCCGATCTTATGTATTCCAAGCTCATTTTTTGCACGTAAGAACAATTCAGTATTCGGGAATATTCTGATGCCAACCATGAGCATAGTTGAGTCAGCATTCAATGAAGACAACCTGTCTATATTTAACTTAATATCATCTGTTGTTTCACCAGGAGCACCTATGAAACAGAAATGGCAGAACTTGAGACCGGCCTGTTTGCAAAGCTGTGATACTTCCTGCACCTGTTTATATCTAAAGCCCTTCTTCAGATTATCAAGAACACTGTCAATCATTGAGTCTGTCCCGAATTCAACCCCACTACATCCAGCACGGAGCATAGCTCCAATCAATTCTTTATCCATAAGACCTGGATTAGCATAACAATTCCAGCTTAATTTCAACCCCCTTTTTATTATTTCATTGCAGAAAGCGAGTGCATATTCTCTTGGATGATTGAAGATGCTGTCAACAATAAAAAAGTGCCTTACACCTGTCTGTTCAACAATTCCACTTATTTCATCAATGACATGGCTTATCTCTCTGAAACGAATATCTCTACCTTCTATCAATGGATATGAGCAGTAAATACATCTGAAAGGACAACCACGACGTGTCTGGATATTGAGCATTCCACCTTTCTCATAATAGTCCTTTATGCTGAAAATATTTCTCAGCGGAATTATGTTTTTCCATCTAAAATCCGTTTTTGGAATACCATGAGGCTTATGAGTTGTTATCACGGAATCCGGCAAATCTCCTCCGTTTTGCAGATAATCAATGAGCTTAAGCAGTTGACTTTCACCCTCTCCGATAATTCCATATTCAATATTCAAAGTCTCCATAAATTCTTGAGGTAGAATGGTAAAGCCGGAACCTCCTGCAACGATTGGAACATCTGAATATTTTCTACAGATATCTATGGTAATTCTGTAAAGTGGAAGATAAGAAATGCTTCTTGGAAAAGATACATCATCAATATTTCTGATTGATATCCCTATTAATTCAGGTTTAAATTTGAAAATACCAGACTGAAGAGTTTTTTCGATATCATCTGTAAAACATAAGTCAACTACGCTTATCTCATGTCCAGCTTCTTTTAGTGCAGATGCAATATATGCAAGTCCGATAGGAAAGACAGGGTCGGGTAAGGTCTCTCTGTTTGGAGAGATAAGAAGAACCCTCAATTGAGCCCTCTCAAGATTCTAAATATTGCTTTAAGCTTGATACCCTTTTTTCTGTATGGGCTGAGGAAACCGTTGATTATCCTCTCAGGACTTAGATAAAATTTCATATATGCTTTTTTCAATAATCTCCGTGTAGCTTCAGGGGTTAAGTAATCAAGCCTGAAAACAGGATGGAGACAGTCATATAAATTCCAGTCATATGTAAAAATCCTCTCTTTCACTTCCTGAAAAAGCTGTGTGCCGGGATATGGGGTCAGAATAGAAAACTGAACTGCATCAGGAGATATCTCTTTTGCATATTTTATGGTCTTATTAATCATGTCTTCTGTTTCATTTATATCACCGATTATGAAGCTTGCATGAGTTGAGATTCCATAAGATTTGAGAAGTCTTATTGTTTCATGTGACAGTTCAGGATAAATCCTTTTCCTGTAATGTTCGAGTGTATCCCGTGTAAAAGCCTCAAAACCGATAAAGATATACCTTGCCCCAGCATTTGCCATCTCTTTTACCATTTCCTCATTTCTCAGCAAAGTATCTGCTCTCGAGAAACACCACCAGGAAATATCGAGCCTTCTTTGCACTATACCTCTGCATATCTCTTTAACCCTCTCAGGATTGAGGGTAAAATTATCATCAAGGAAAGCTATACTTTTGAAATCGTAATTTGAAACAATATCGTCAATTTCATTCACAACTTTATCGGCACTCAATGCCCTCCATTCTGTTCCGCTAAACTCAGAAGAGGAACAGAATGTGCAACGATATGGACATCCCCTGCTTGTAAGAATACCTGTTATTTTCTTCGCGCCCATTTCAAGGAACTGATATGATTTTATCCTTAGTTCTTTACGGTCTGGCTGAGGTAAAATTGAAATATCCGGAGCTTTTCTATTCTGTGTTCTCACAACAGTTCCCTTTCTCATAAAACTTATACCAGCAACTTCTTCTAAATCTTTTCTGCCTTCTATTGCTTCAAGAAGATCAGCCATCGTTTCTTCAGCTTCTCCACGAATAATATAGTCTGCGAAACCTTTCTGCAAAGGTTCTTCATCAAGAAAAGTAACATGTGGGCCTCCCATGACAATCTTTGCACCCGTCTTCCTGATTTCTTTACAGAGTTGAATAGCAGAGTGATATCTGGGTGTATCAGCAGATATCCCGATTACGTGATAACCGTTTAAATTGGTATCTTTCTGTGGGATGTTGAAATCAATAATCTTTACCTCGTGCCCTTTCTGTTTCAGGTATGATGAGATGTAGCCAAGGCCAAGGGGTGGCAGGATAAAACCAACCTTATAATACATATTGTTCTGAAAAGGATAACAGAGGAGAACCCTCACATTAAGATTTCCTTCTTTTCAGAAAGCTTTTTAAAGACATATAAGAAAAAAAAGACACAATGATACCAAGCACAATGCTTCCCACGATTATTGGTAATATGTAATGTTCTAAATAACTTACATCTTTTGAAAACTTGATATCAAGGAGCTTTCCGTTAAGTAACAGACTTCCTATCTCTGCACTTAGGAATATTTGAAAAGGAAAAGATAGAGGGTTCGATATCTGTGTCCCGAGGAGAACAAGAAAGGTATTTAATCTCAGAAAATATGCCAGAGTAAATGCCATTAATGTATGAACACCTATTAAAGGTATAAATCCAATAAAAATCCCTATTGCTACCCCGGCTGCAATTTCATCAGGAGTTAATCCCTTTTTAACCAATCTGATTATATATTCTTTTATTTGTGAATAAATCTTCATTTTTAAATTTTAAAATTCTTCCATGCGCGGCTAAAGCCCCAGTTCATGGGACCAAATACCATGATACTCCGTCTGATGGAAGGTAATCTCTTAAGCATTGATCTGAATGAGTAAAATCTCTGATTTGCTTTGAGAAAATGCTCCTCGAGTTCTTCAGGCTGCATATTCTTAGGTCTGAATACAGCATGCGCCATATCATATAGTCTCCAGTCTTTTGTAATAAGCCGTCCTTCGCTTTTCATTCTCTCAAAAACCCTTGTGCCAGGATATGGTGTGAGAATAGTATAAAGGACACTGTCAAGTCTTGTCCTTTCAACAAATTCAAGAACCTGATTAAAGGTATCAGGTGTATCCCAATCATATCCAAATATGAATGAACCCTGAATCCCTATGCCAAAGTCATGAATTTTTTTTATGAATTCTGCATACTTCTCTGCCCGATTGAACCTCTTGTTCAATTTATTGAGAGCTTCCTGTGAAAGGCTCTCAAAACCGATGAACATACCGTAACAACCACTCTCCTTTGCAAGTTGCAAAAGCTCATTGTTCTCAGCAAAGGTTATCGAAGCCTGACTGAGCCATTTAAAAGGATATCTTTTTAATAAAATAAATAGTTCCTTCGCATATGAAGGATTACCTATAATGTTATCGTCCACAATAAACAGAAAATTTGCTCCACCTGATAGCATATTAAGTTCATTCTCTATATCTTTCAAAGGTCTCATCCTATATGAATGACCATAAAATGCAGTGACAGAACAAAAATCGCAGTTAAAAGGGCAGCCCCGTGTAGTCTGTAAGGTGTTAATAAAGAAATACCCTTTACGATTAAGTAATTCACGTCGTGCAGGCTTAAGACCTTCAAGGTTTACCCTCCCATTATTTTTATAAAAAGGCTGCAGACGATTATCTACAAAATCTTTTAGAACCTGATGCCAGATTCCTTCAGCTTCTCCGATAATAACAGAATCAGCAAATTGTATTGCCTCATCAGGAAGCCAAGTTGCATGAAATCCTCCTATTACAACCTTAACTCCTTTTCCTCTGAATTTTTGAGCTATCTCGTATGCACGTGGTGCGAGTGGAGTCAAAGCAGTAATACCAACAAGATCAACATCTTCATCAAATTTGATGGGCGATACATTTTCATCTTCTATTATGACTTCCCATTCATAAGGACATAATGCAGCAATTGTGGTAACACTCAGGTATGGAAAACGAAATATGAAATTTTTCCAAAGGCTTGTTTCAGACCATCCTGGTATAATGAGCTTAAGCCTCATCCCATCCTTTTAATAGAATACAGATATTACTTCCACCATGAGAAAAACCATTAATCAATATTTTTCTGAGCTTTAATTCTCTTGCTTCGAAAATATATCCAAGGCCTTCTATTTCAGGTTTCTCAAGTCCCCATATGGGGGGGACAATACTCCTCTCCTTGAAAAGCAATGCAGAACCAACCTTCATAACCCCGGAAGACATAATAAATCCTGTCAATGAACTGAGCGATGTAATCGGAACTATATCGCCGAGCGTCTCTTTGATGGCAAGGGCTTCCTTTAAATCAAGTTCTATAGAAGAATTTGCAGAAGCAATAACCAGATCTGGAGAAAAATCACGAACAGCATCTTTGATTGCGTAAGCCATAGATTCTGCTGATGTATAATTAAATCTATCAACAGCCTCAGTTGAAAAACCAAAGTTCTCCAGAACTCCGTAAATATGTGCTCCCCGTTTTGAAGCATCAGTGATTCGTTCAAGAATAAGCGAACAAGCCCCTTCTCCAGGAAGTATGCCATCTCTTTTAATATCAAAAGGCCGAAGATAAGATCCTTTAGATAATATCCGTAATATATTCATGCCTTCAAATAACGGTTCTGTCAATTCATCAGAACCAGTTACCATAACAGCATCCGCAAGACCATCATTCAGAAGCTCTCTCGCATAAAAGATTGCCTGTTCACCTGCTATTCCTGCTTGACTGAACGTTGTATTCGGACCGTTTAATCCGAACTCGATCGAAATATGTGCAGAAGCAATATTTTGAACTGTCTCCGGGAAAAGTATGGGGTTTGTCTCATCAGGTCCTTTTTCGAGAAGTCCATCATAAAATAAATCTGTACTGCTCACACTTCCGAGTCCTGTTGCAACAATTACTCCTATGTCTGAAGTTTTATAATATCCTTGAATTGATGAATCTTTCCATGCTTCTATGGCAGAGACAAGTGCTAATTGAGAATATCTCGACATTTTTCTAAGTTTCATAGGAGGAATAATATGTTTTGGATAAAAATCTCTAATAAAACCCCCTCTTTTTGTTTCATGTCCAGTATTGAACTCATTAATACCAGATCTTGCTAAGGCACCTGATGTGAAAGCTTCTTTCCCGATTCCATATGGACTGACAATACCTATACCGGTAATACCTATCATTCAATACCCCTGATAATTAATGCAGTATTATTTCCTGCGAAAGCCAGAGAAAGACTTAATGCAGTATTAACAGACATATTTCTGACCACAGGGACATAATCGAGATCACATTCAGGATCAGGATTTCTGTAATTAACTGTGGGAGGTATAATACCTTTGTTAATCGGCATTAAAGAAGCAACAGCTTCGATCGCACCTGCAGCACCAAGGCAATGTCCTACCATGGATTTTGTAGAACTTATGGGTATTCTATAAGCTCTTTTCCCAAAAAAATCCTTTATTGCGATTGTCTCTGCGAGGTCGTTTGCCTGTGTGCCTGTCCCGTGGGCATTAATATACTGAATCTCATCCTTTTTAATATCTGCTGATTTTAAAGCCATTTCAAGTGCTATTAAAATACCTTTGCCTTGAGGATGGGGTGAAGTTACATGATAGGCATCACCTGAAATACCATATCCAGAAATCTCACCGTAAATCTTTGCTCCTCTTTTCCGGGCATTGTTATATTCTTCAAGAATTAATATAGCTGCACCTTCCCCAAGTGAAATACCTTTTCTTTCTGCATCAAATGGTCTGCACGGCAATTCATCTATGGTTCTCAGTGAATTAAATCCTGAATAAGTTGTTTCTGATAAAGATTCACTGCCACCTGTAATCACAACATCACAAAATCCTTTTTTTATCCATTCAGCAGCAATGCCAATAGCGGTTGAAGAGGAGGAACAAGCTGTTGATACAGTAGTTTTTCTTCCCCTGATTCCGGCAATCGCTGAGAGGAGGTCTGTAAAGCTATAAGATGTAAAAGGGACGAGTAGACCTGGCCTACTTTTTCCTTTCTTTTTCTTTTCTCGCTTGTATATCTCAGCATTCAATAATCCACCCGATCCACTGCCAATACAAATACTTTTTCTTTCAGGAGGATAATCAATATCTCCAAAACCACTGTCCCTTGCTGCTTCTTCCCACGCTATGAGTCCCAGAATATCGCACCGAGAAAGCCTCGAATCCGAAACCTCTATCCCCTTAACTTCAGCAGCAAGTTTCCCTCTATATCCTGAGGTATCGAAAACAGTTACATCTCCGATTCCACAAATGCCATTCTCCAGAGCTTTCCAGTATTCAGAAAGCCCCTTACCGATTGCTGTGATTACCCCTATTCCTGTTATAACTGCCCGTTTTTTCATAGCGTAAAAGTTATTAACTTAAAATAATTTGCTCTTTATTAGTATGAAAAACACATATGCATCAGATTCCAGCAGGTATAATTTATCTTGTGCGTTTTCTTACTTTGACCCCATCAGGCACACTAATGCTAAATGTCTCATCAGGTATGAATATATTAAACTCTTTTTTAGGGAACGTTATATGAATCTTATCCTGTGTCCTTTCGATCATTTTTATATCTGATGGAACTCCTTTTTCATCAAGTTTAATCAGAAGTTCTTTTATCATACTTGAAGGGATCAGTGGAGTAAGTTTGACAACACTACTGCTTGAAGATGACTGGATAACTTCTATACGATATCTTTCTTTGAGCTTTTCGAGAGAAAATCCTGCCGGAAGTGAAGGAACGCTTTCAATATCTCCGATGTCTGCTTCTTTTATGTCTTTATAATAAATTAATACTTTCTCTCCATTAGATACAACCTTTAATCCCTCATTATAGTCCCATACAAATTTATCAGGGGATGCGAAGAAAAAAGTCCCATTTGCAGTTATCGGTTTATCAAGTAATTCAGAATATTTTTCCTGTATGAATTCTGCTTTAATCGTCTTAATTGTTCTTTGTAATTCTATAAGTTTTGTTAGAGTATCAGCAATTGCATTTGCCTTTATGTAAAAGCATAATGAGACTACAAGAGCTATAATTAATATTAATTTTTTCAAGTTCATTTTAATATGGTCTCTTCCAAAGACGACCATTTACCGCAATTGTCTCCCCATCTTGCTATCACTTCTTCACCATCTTTTATCTCAATAACACCACAATTATTTGGACAGCCATCACAGTAAAAACTGCTACTTGTTAGATGATGAGAAAAAACCTTGAATCCCTTAAACTTTGTTTTTCGTGGTTTCATTTCAAGTGCCAGCAAAGAAGCTCCAATGGCACCCATTAGTGAAAAATGTCTCGGGATAATAATTTCTTTTTTCAGCTCACGTTCAAAAGCCACCTTTATGCCCGGATTTGCTGCAACTCCGCCCTGAAATAGAATCGGCTCTCGCATTTCCTTGCCTCTTGCGAGATTGTTAAGATAGTTGCGAACCAGAGCATCACATAGCCCTGCAATAATATCCTCAAGATTATGTCCCATCTGTTGTTTATGAATCATATCTGACTCTGCAAAAACAGTACATCTTCCTGCTATTCTAACAGGTGCTGTAGCATGCAAAGCACTTTTCCCGAATTCATCTATTCCCATGCCAAGCCTTGATGCCTGATGTTCCAGAAAAGAACCTGTCCCTGCTGCGCATACTGTATTCATTGAGAAATCTACTACTACATTGTCCCTTATTATAATAAGTTTTGAGTCCTGACCACCTATCTCTATAATTGTCTGTACATTATAGTGGTGCTTAATAGCAGAGATCGCATGAGCCGTAATCTCATTCTTTACAATATCTGCTCCTATTAGATGTGCAGCAAGTCCTCTTCCACTTCCTGTAACACCTACTCCGTGTATAGATGGGGAAAGTTCCTTGTGTAGTTTTGCTAAAGCAGCCTGAAGAACCCTAATAGGTTGTCCAAGGGTCTTTCGGTAAGTCCCCCAGAGAAGTTCACCTTCTTCACTCAAAAGCACGAGCTTTGTTGTAACCGAACCTACATCAATTCCCAGATAACCATGCATATACTATCTCTTTTTTCTTCTTTTTCCTCTCAAGAAGATCAACAAAAGCCTCGAGTCTTGTTTGTAAATTTGCCTCTGAAACATGTTCATCAAATGTCAGTGATAGAATAGGATAATTCAAATCGTTGCTTATCCGTTGTAATATTGTTGAGGCAACAAGTTCGGGCATACAGGTAAATGGCATAATATGGATAACTCCATCAATCTTTTCCTTATAAAATTTCAATGTCTTTCCGACAGTCTCAATGCTTTCACCACCTGATGGGTATTTCAGATATGGATATGCCCATTTACATGATAGCCTGTTTTGATGGGGTTTGAATGGTTTGAATCTGAACCTGTCATTCAGCCAATCACTAAGCCATACCCCTCGGACGACTTCCACCCCCATCCTTGCGAGTTTTCTCTCAACGTCCATATTTGCAAAAGGCTCAATTATTACGAAGATCTCACCAAGTATGCCGATTTTTAGCGGTCTACATTTTCTATCAATTTTCACATCTTTCATTATTGAATTTGCCTGATTAAATGCTTTTAAAAGTTTTAGATATCCTTTTGATTCTTCAATTATCTTTACACATTCTGTGTATGCCCTGTCCGTTTCACCACGATTTATCTCTCTTGGTTTTATTCTGAAATAAAGAGATTCTATCTTATCAAATGCAGCCATACGCATAAGTATGAGGTAAAAGACAAGATAACCATCCTTTTTTGATTTTATATTACTAATACTC
Proteins encoded in this window:
- a CDS encoding cobalamin B12-binding domain-containing protein, with protein sequence MRVLLISPNRETLPDPVFPIGLAYIASALKEAGHEISVVDLCFTDDIEKTLQSGIFKFKPELIGISIRNIDDVSFPRSISYLPLYRITIDICRKYSDVPIVAGGSGFTILPQEFMETLNIEYGIIGEGESQLLKLIDYLQNGGDLPDSVITTHKPHGIPKTDFRWKNIIPLRNIFSIKDYYEKGGMLNIQTRRGCPFRCIYCSYPLIEGRDIRFREISHVIDEISGIVEQTGVRHFFIVDSIFNHPREYALAFCNEIIKRGLKLSWNCYANPGLMDKELIGAMLRAGCSGVEFGTDSMIDSVLDNLKKGFRYKQVQEVSQLCKQAGLKFCHFCFIGAPGETTDDIKLNIDRLSSLNADSTMLMVGIRIFPNTELFLRAKNELGIHKIGLEPVYYISPYIEENIENIVHEISEEHKDWIFPGFEINYHERLQRLLRKSGIKGSLWEELSKR
- a CDS encoding cobalamin B12-binding domain-containing protein, whose protein sequence is MYYKVGFILPPLGLGYISSYLKQKGHEVKIIDFNIPQKDTNLNGYHVIGISADTPRYHSAIQLCKEIRKTGAKIVMGGPHVTFLDEEPLQKGFADYIIRGEAEETMADLLEAIEGRKDLEEVAGISFMRKGTVVRTQNRKAPDISILPQPDRKELRIKSYQFLEMGAKKITGILTSRGCPYRCTFCSSSEFSGTEWRALSADKVVNEIDDIVSNYDFKSIAFLDDNFTLNPERVKEICRGIVQRRLDISWWCFSRADTLLRNEEMVKEMANAGARYIFIGFEAFTRDTLEHYRKRIYPELSHETIRLLKSYGISTHASFIIGDINETEDMINKTIKYAKEISPDAVQFSILTPYPGTQLFQEVKERIFTYDWNLYDCLHPVFRLDYLTPEATRRLLKKAYMKFYLSPERIINGFLSPYRKKGIKLKAIFRILRGLN
- a CDS encoding DUF2062 domain-containing protein yields the protein MKIYSQIKEYIIRLVKKGLTPDEIAAGVAIGIFIGFIPLIGVHTLMAFTLAYFLRLNTFLVLLGTQISNPLSFPFQIFLSAEIGSLLLNGKLLDIKFSKDVSYLEHYILPIIVGSIVLGIIVSFFSYMSLKSFLKRRKS
- a CDS encoding B12-binding domain-containing radical SAM protein, which produces MRLKLIIPGWSETSLWKNFIFRFPYLSVTTIAALCPYEWEVIIEDENVSPIKFDEDVDLVGITALTPLAPRAYEIAQKFRGKGVKVVIGGFHATWLPDEAIQFADSVIIGEAEGIWHQVLKDFVDNRLQPFYKNNGRVNLEGLKPARRELLNRKGYFFINTLQTTRGCPFNCDFCSVTAFYGHSYRMRPLKDIENELNMLSGGANFLFIVDDNIIGNPSYAKELFILLKRYPFKWLSQASITFAENNELLQLAKESGCYGMFIGFESLSQEALNKLNKRFNRAEKYAEFIKKIHDFGIGIQGSFIFGYDWDTPDTFNQVLEFVERTRLDSVLYTILTPYPGTRVFERMKSEGRLITKDWRLYDMAHAVFRPKNMQPEELEEHFLKANQRFYSFRSMLKRLPSIRRSIMVFGPMNWGFSRAWKNFKI
- a CDS encoding beta-ketoacyl-[acyl-carrier-protein] synthase family protein, whose protein sequence is MKKRAVITGIGVITAIGKGLSEYWKALENGICGIGDVTVFDTSGYRGKLAAEVKGIEVSDSRLSRCDILGLIAWEEAARDSGFGDIDYPPERKSICIGSGSGGLLNAEIYKREKKKKGKSRPGLLVPFTSYSFTDLLSAIAGIRGRKTTVSTACSSSSTAIGIAAEWIKKGFCDVVITGGSESLSETTYSGFNSLRTIDELPCRPFDAERKGISLGEGAAILILEEYNNARKRGAKIYGEISGYGISGDAYHVTSPHPQGKGILIALEMALKSADIKKDEIQYINAHGTGTQANDLAETIAIKDFFGKRAYRIPISSTKSMVGHCLGAAGAIEAVASLMPINKGIIPPTVNYRNPDPECDLDYVPVVRNMSVNTALSLSLAFAGNNTALIIRGIE
- a CDS encoding outer membrane lipoprotein carrier protein LolA; the protein is MNLKKLILIIALVVSLCFYIKANAIADTLTKLIELQRTIKTIKAEFIQEKYSELLDKPITANGTFFFASPDKFVWDYNEGLKVVSNGEKVLIYYKDIKEADIGDIESVPSLPAGFSLEKLKERYRIEVIQSSSSSSVVKLTPLIPSSMIKELLIKLDEKGVPSDIKMIERTQDKIHITFPKKEFNIFIPDETFSISVPDGVKVRKRTR
- a CDS encoding 2-hydroxyglutaryl-CoA dehydratase encodes the protein MHGYLGIDVGSVTTKLVLLSEEGELLWGTYRKTLGQPIRVLQAALAKLHKELSPSIHGVGVTGSGRGLAAHLIGADIVKNEITAHAISAIKHHYNVQTIIEIGGQDSKLIIIRDNVVVDFSMNTVCAAGTGSFLEHQASRLGMGIDEFGKSALHATAPVRIAGRCTVFAESDMIHKQQMGHNLEDIIAGLCDALVRNYLNNLARGKEMREPILFQGGVAANPGIKVAFERELKKEIIIPRHFSLMGAIGASLLALEMKPRKTKFKGFKVFSHHLTSSSFYCDGCPNNCGVIEIKDGEEVIARWGDNCGKWSSLEETILK
- a CDS encoding CoA protein activase — protein: MKLTVPHMGLLANAYTNVLREHGVNMHPPPKPTIKTLNLGVRYSPEYACLPFKINLGNMIEALEEGVDSILMPGGYGPCRFGYYSVIQENILRRLGYNFSMTRTDNPDSLADMIKTIRSISNIKSKKDGYLVFYLILMRMAAFDKIESLYFRIKPREINRGETDRAYTECVKIIEESKGYLKLLKAFNQANSIMKDVKIDRKCRPLKIGILGEIFVIIEPFANMDVERKLARMGVEVVRGVWLSDWLNDRFRFKPFKPHQNRLSCKWAYPYLKYPSGGESIETVGKTLKFYKEKIDGVIHIMPFTCMPELVASTILQRISNDLNYPILSLTFDEHVSEANLQTRLEAFVDLLERKKKKKEIVYAWLSGN